The segment CCTGGAGGACCACTACCATGCCAACGTGGCCTACCACAACAGTCTCCACGCTGCAGATGTCACTCAGTCTACTCACGTACTGCTATCCACACCAGCTTTAGATGTAAATACCAGTGAAAAACGGACAGCGTCATGCACTGACAAATCAACAGAATTCAGTTGTCCAAAAGTAAACTGCTGTTCGACtgagttttcatttcatccctctctctctcccaggcTGTCTTCACTGATCTAGAGATTCTAGCAGCGTTATTTGCGGCTGCGATCCACGACGTAGACCATCCAGGAGTGTCCAACCAATTCCTCATTAACACTAGTGAGTTGAATTGATATTAAGAAACAGAAGCACATAAATGTTGAAGGAGATAGACTTAAAGGTGGCAAGGGTAATGTGTTGTTCTCGGTTTGTCTAAATGGAGATACACAGCTCTATTTTCATGCAGCTCATTTGCACATCATGAAACGGTGCTACCACAGTCTGCAGATAATGCTGATGGTGGGAACTCAGCAATGCTGACAGAATGATGTAATTGCTGCTTGTGTCTTTGACTCACATGTGTTGTATGGTGTGTCCCCACCCCCAGACTCCGAGCTGGCCCTGATGTATAATGATGAGTCCGTCCTGGAGAACCATCACCTAGCTGTGGGCTTCAAGCTGCTTCACGAGGACAACTGTGACATCTTCCAGAATCTTAGcaagaggcagagacagagccTGAGGAAACTGGTCATTGATATGGTGAGTGTCTTCAACACATTTATTCTGTAACATGAAGATAAGAACCTTCTTCACATCTCATCATCTATTTAGCTTGCTCTCATCGCCTACCACTTcgttatctttttttttctctaatgcATTCATATCAACCCACCTTCCTCCAGGTTTTGGCAACAGATATGTCAAAACACATGAGTTTGCTGGCAGATCTCAAGACTATGGTGGAAACCAAGAAAGTGACCAGTTCTGGAGTACTGCTGCTCGACCACTATACTGATCGGATACAGGTGAGATTTCGTTTTCACAGCAACTAAAATAACTGGTTTTGCCATTTAGCAGATGTTCTGAACCTGTTCAAGAAAGAACCGGACATCAGTGAAGCACTGAAAGGACATATTCAGTTAATTGCTATAAACTTGTACTTGGAGTAACTCGTCTTAGCTATCGGCTTATCTGtgcctctgtgtatgtgtatgtgggAGATGTGGCCTTGTTACAAATTATATGCCCCTCCTCATTATGTTACGGCGTGGCAAGCACATGTAGAGCACAGGAACCCTGGGCTTTTTCCATCCACTCCAACCTCCACCCAAAGACGTGacttcactttgtgttttattttatgtgatttatgtttgtatgtttgaaaCAATGTACCGTAGTATGTATAGCATGAAAGAATTTCTGAAGAATGAGCTTGAGGGGTTGATCTAATGCCTCCTGGAGATGCCATCCAGACGTTTTCCTGGGTGTCAAACTGGGAAGATGAGAGGTTTGGTTGAGTTGGAGCCTCGGCGTTCATTGACAAGAAGGGTGTTGTTAAATTAAGGTCCAAGAACTATTCTTGAACTTTGGAAAAACTACAAAACTTGAAGGCACACAGCCAAGAATAATAGTACGAATTGTTGCTTTTTGAAGATACTTTTTGAAGATGTGGTTGTGCTTTTGCAGGTGTTGAGGAACATGGTGCACTGCGCTGACCTGAGCAATCCAACGAAACCCCTGGCAGTGTATCGCCAATGGACGGAGAGAATCATGGAGGAGTTCTTCAGGCAGGGAGATAAGGAGAGGGAGCGAGGGATGGAGATCAGTCCCATGTGCGACAAACACACCGCGTCTGTGGAAAAGAGCCAGGTGAAGGATCAGCACTGATCATACGTACATCTATACGATTCTGTTCACAACTGGATAGCCGTTAATCCTGTGGGAGAGAGTGAGCTGTCATCTCTGATCACAGCTGTCATcctcatacatttttaatgctgaTTTGCTGGAAATTAAGTGGCACAACTGTGGTGGTTCATGTAATTTGATCatactcttcttctctccacgCAGGTGGGCTTTATTGACTACATTGTCCACCCGCTGTGGGAGACATGGGGGGACCTGGTGCACCCTGATGCCCAGGACATATTGGACACTCTGGAGGACAACAGGGACTGGTACCAGAGCACTATCCCACAAAGCCCCTCTCCACCACCTGTGGGCCAGGACAAGGATCTAAGCACCTGCATGGACAAGTTTCAGTTTGAGCTCACCCTCGAAGACAGCTCTAAGAGAGAtcagggagaggaggatgacAAGCCCACGCCAAACCACGTGGCACAGGACTGCAgtcagggggaggaggaggacgaggaggagggtaaaaaggaagaagaggaggacacAATGGCAGAGGAGGATAATGAGGACATAatagaagaggaggatgaggtggctatggaagaggagcaggaagaggagctgaAAGCTCACTCTGATGTGAGGTCTGAAAAGGAGAGACTTTCTGACACAAGCCCtgtagaggaagaggaggattcTTCTTCACAAGCTGAAGATACATGAGTACTGCTCCTGTATCTCCCTCCTCACTTGCACACATTATCTTGTTCATCCTTTCAATGGCCAAACCAAGAACAAATAAGACTGCAATGACAATACAGacctttaaatatatttttcaaaaaggGAATAAATTAAAATCGCTTAAAGAGAAGTTAATTACACAGCAACTGTAGATTTAGAGCGGTGACGAGTCCTTCGACTGATTTCACAATGAACTTTAGACGGAGAGGAATTTAGAAGAGTGTTAATGAATGGGAACTAAAGAACGCGTAGCACTCTGGGACTGcgatgcacacacataaacacacatgaagtgacacacaacaaagaagagCAGGAGTAAGTCATGTACAACACACCAATGCAACATGTGTACATGCATACATCAGTCATGCTACATAATTGTCCATCTGAAACttatacatacaaacacaaacacacacacacttgactgtatgtttgtatgtgtgcattaaCATGAGGGACATTGATCAGTAATGAATCCCTTTGGAAAAAGCCATCTCTTAATGGAGTATTAACTAGTGTTCAGTCAGTATTAGTAATTCATGTTCGTTAGAATCTCAACAGAAACTGTTCTCCTCAGAAAAGCTACAGCCGgagtgaggtttttttttttccatttctgtcggaaagaaaaataagaaaatcttCAGAgttggaggaggacagaggaagaaattgGGAGGAAAGGAAGACGCTGCAATGAAGGGGCCGCCGGGTCCCACAACCCTTTTCCCTTTACGAGGAGAGTGCTACTGGTGCAAGATGGCTCTGTGCCTTTCTGATACACCAGCTTCCTGAATGGAGCTGTCGTGAAGCAATGCATTGTGGGACCGGAGTGTCTGATTTTGTTAGCATTTTTGATTGTCTCTTGCTAAAGATTTCTCTTTACTGTTCATGGTATTGTGGTGTGTTTCTCACACGTACAGTTTCTGTGGTGATATGTTTTAAGCTGTAAGTCTTCCTTTGTTGCTCTTCTGGTAATATAATAACTCAGAACTCTAGATGCAGAGCAATcactaccaccaccacaaccaccagTGGACTCTTTCCagcttacatttttttcttattagaatgatttatttaatttcattttttttttactttctgaaaatAAGCCATGTGATGCTTTGATGCATACGTTTTGCCTATTTTCTATTTGACAGTTGCTAAATATGTTGAGGGGGATACAGAATTATTTCATCAGCAGAACAAACTTTCACTCGCCATCTCATGCCCACTTGCACTGTGTGTTTTATGTCTCCACATACCTAATAGTTCTCACCAAAGTTAAGGACGAGGAACTTCAGTGGCTGAAGTGATTTGAGGGAAAACAGATCAGAATAAGAAAATCAGGGAGGCAGAATGTCAGGGGAAAGAAATGTGACTTGGCCAAAAGGTCTGGGAGTCCCTAATCATCCTTGTTATGTTTGATGCTTTTTTGCCTTAATGTCAGATGCAGGATTCAAACCTGCCAGTAGGTAGATTTCTAAAATGTATAATAGATATCTTGGTATATTTATATCACGTCTGTATGCTTATTTCTGTGAGTATCAGTGTGTCTATTCACAATGTATTCGGCATTGCATTTGGAGGGGGAAGAGAAACATTGCTGCCAATAAGTTGTTATATTGTTACTGTTTGGACCCACATAAAGAATGTTATGTGTTTTTTAACGAGGATGATAAAATTACTATCTTATAGCTACGTGTAGGCAGAAAATTTGCCATCGGAGTTAAGATTTTGTGGGCAGTGAGTGATTTAGGGTGTATTTTGAATCTGAACAGATATTGATTTGTTGATATGATAGAGTTGacgcatgtgtttgtttgtttgcgtggCTGGCTGTGTGGTCATGAGCAATCGAGCGAGTGAGTAACAGAAAGCGAGGATGCAGGATGCTAAAGATGTTGTCATGTGTGTCATTGTTTGCTCACTGGCATTACCACTTCTTGTTGAACGGTGTTTGGGATCTGATTGGCACATCTTAAATTGGTCACAGTTtgttttagctgtttgtttttcacagggtttaaaaaaaaaagaaagaaaaagaaagaaagaatggaacgaaaacaaaacaagtgtgGTTGCTTTGAACGTAAGCGCCAGTTTCTGCAGGTCAGTAACTGAGCTTATCAGAAGATGCCGCAGCTAGGTGCAACAGAAGCCTGTGTGTTTGACCTGCTCTGTCGCAGGATGGAGCAGAGCTCCAGGGCCACCACACAGGTTTTCCTCTGGTGGAATGGGAATCCAGGATTATTATAGCAGTTACTTAAATAAAAGATTCACATATGCATCGGCCTTTTACTTTTGAAgatgttgctttgtttctgtggCTTCTTGTTCTGTCATAAGctataaaaacattaatatttaattgcCATACAAACACGATACTGTAGCAATTATTTCTTATTAAGAAAATTATTCAATTGATTGATTGCTGCcattctttttaaatgatgaaaagaaaaccatGGAAAGTGTTTTCTTTGAACAGTTTGtgtacagtttatttttatatcattcTGGTGGATGGTCCGGAAAATGAATCATGTGTTGATGATATAGCTATAAGCATTACCACTCATGTATATAATGTAATCTTGGATTGTAAATTACAAATTTATCCAAGTCATAATGATTGACAAATAACCACTTGAGGTTGTGAAGTGAACCACTGAAGCACTGCAGGCCACATCCTCACCTTTTCATCCTCTGACTATATTTTTTGCTCAGTTGTGCTGatgggttgtttgtttgtttgtttttttcattttttaaaagaattgTGCACATCtatagttaaaataaaatatatttgtaccAGCACTTTATTTCGCAGGTTTTGAGGCAGTTGGTGTACAGTCTTTGCTGGTGGTTTGGTCATTGGCAGTCACTTGTTGATTATATCCCCATTGGGGCCAAATCACAAACCCTCATTGTGCAGTAGTCAATGTTAACCCCTTTCTAGAGGCATAATCAAACAAGCTAGTCATTCTCTATTAAATGTCCATGTGAGATTGAATTTATTTGACTGATAAAGTCAAATGTAGGCTGATGTAGTCACATAGAATGTGAcactttcaaagaaaataaatgtgtcctTATCTAACTTGGCCATTTCTAGTACTATCACCACCTCTGTTTCTTAGTAACTTTAATCATTAGCCTGATAGCCTCAATGTCCAACCCATGGTGGCCTAATTAGCTGGTTCCCATTAGGGTTGCTGTCGGGTTACTTTGTTGATGACTGACTCCCTCTGAGAATAATTCTCTGGGCTGTAATTCATGTGTTCGCAAATAAGAAAGATTattcaagggaaaaaaaacaacatgaaatgatTGTAATATTTGTAAATGATCTTGCTgtaatgtgtaaaatgtgtccaagttattttttattatattatttttatgaaagtTTTTCCTCTTGACAGAGCTGAGGTGTCATTTTgtgaataaatgcatttaataAGCAAACATctatatataaaacaatattaTAGTATATcagtatatttttcttttatttcactgttcaGTACTGTAAAGTgtgttaaaaatacaaataaagtaagatttttttattaaatgcaacatcattgtcatgtttgttgttattagatttttttgtccaCTTTGGGTATATTGTTTGCATTAACTAGACCGATGATCGATTGCTAATTGTAGCAAATACATGTAATGAATGTAATGTTGCTGGCAACACCCCCGGTCTTTAAAGGTATCACAAATCCCAGCTAGTTTCGAGCCTTCATGTCCTGTTGTGTACAGTGTTGTGTAGTTGGACTCATTGTTTGTGCTCACGTTGTAGCCACATACAtaccctgttttgttttgttttgttttgttgtttagtttaTCTGAAACTGATAAAAGTTTGTGTCATTTCATGGATGATTGAAAATGTTGGCAGGCCATGTATGTGTGACTGCTAAACACATCTAGACTGTTTATGAGATAAAAGACTGTGCAGAAGTGCACATGTTCTGTCACTTACCCATCATATAACATCCTCTGCCACAGTCCCAGAACAGATGTCCTGACCACCTCTTAAAACTGATGGAATGACATTAAACTGACTATAACTGCTCTTTAATGCATGTCCTATTTTGAAAGCACCCCACTTTTCTTTGAATATTATTTGCAATTGTTCGAAGAAAAATTATAGTTTTAATCTATGTTTTAACACGTATCTACTTGGGCTTTATTCAAAGTTTCTTTCCCTGCTAAAACTGAATTGTATTTATCGATTCCTTGACGTTTGCTGATCTAACTGACATGAGATGGCTGCAGCTGCACCTTCACCCAGAATGCACTTCTTCAGACAGGTGCCTCTgtcatcagccaatcacaagcGCCAGACGCACCGCTGTCCAATCAGAGGGAAACAAAGCAGAGCGGGGGTGGAGATGTACGCACGCGCTGTGCGGATACGGAAGTAGGCTGTGCCATCGAACGGCCGGTGGTGATTAGCCGCTAGCTTCTCTTCCGAAGAAGAAAAACGTACGAAGTCTTAATCTCTGGCCGCGTTTTACTAATCCTGTAAGATCAAGGTATAGTTATGCTACTATAAGAATATAagtggttgttttatttttcgtggtgtttgtgtgggtttacTTGCAGCTAAAATTAGCGCACTGTTAGCTCAGTTCAGGCTAACAAGAAGTCGTCTCGTAATGACGAGCGACGTACAATAATGTGTTCGGCGTTATCTGCCCTGATGACCCTTTATTGAGTCTCCACCTTGTTGTTGATATATGTGGGATTTATAGGTTTCCTGTGCAGCTGAGTTTTAACTGTGAGCTAGTGCGGAGCCGCATCATCAGGATGTCTTGCCAATATCACCAACACCTCCTCCTTCCGCTGCTCCTGTCGCTTCTGACTGCGGGAGTCTCTTCGGTGGAAGTGCAACGACCCCGTGGTGTGTCCCTGTCAAGTAAGCATTTCAAATCCATGAATACCATTTGTAAGATTGCAATATGCAAATGTCCGTCCACTCCCCGGACAATGAGCTTTACTTTGGCGTTGAGTGTCAGCCAGTGATGAAAGGGAAACATTGCAGAGAAAGCTGAGACAATGCGGACATCCCCAAACTCTGCATGCTGTAATCAGTCAGGAAAATTAAACTAGAGAGAGTAGACTTTACAGGACAAAAATGATCCAACGCAAACCTCAAAATCCACCATGAATTACTTAAAGAAACCCCATAATTACAAAACGtttattgattttaattgtTCATATaatattaaaagatttaaattATGGAATTGAAATAattctatttaattttgtattgattgaaatttgattttgaCCATTAAATATACCAAGTGGTGCCCAAGCTTAAGCAATGAAACtttttgatttcattaaaaGCTCTCTGATTTCAGCTGTCAATGCTCTGActtgtttcctctgttttacCTCCTTGACAGACCGGCAGTTTTATGAAGAGGGCAAACCATTTACCTGTTTGGATAACTCGGCCACTATTCCCTTTGACAGAGTGAATGATGATTACTGTGATTGCAAGGATGGCTCTGATGAGCCAGGTGTGTATATCCTCTTTGCTGCTGTCTGTACTAATGTGCATGGGATTAAGGGATGTGAATgggataattaaaaaaaaggattaattCATCAGTAAGATCTGTATTCATTATAATTATCATGCATTTACTTTCAGGCACTGCTGCTTGTCCCAATGGCAGTTTTTACTGCACAAATGCAGGTTTCCGATCATCCTTCATCCCCTCCTCTCGCATTAATGATGGAATCTGTGGTATGAATCTTGAACGTGGCATACTTTTCAAATAGATAAATTAAAGAAATACTTTCAGAATTTTGTGTAACatatatgttttgtgttttcccaaCAGACTGCTGTGACACAACAGATGAGTACAACAGTGGCGCTGCCTGTCAGAACACTTGCAGGTGGGAATCTTTGTGAATATAGctaataaattaaatttgctTATTACGTTTCCAGAAGATGCTGAATGGtttataaattttatttatgttgtgtCTTGTGTTATTTCACAGGGAGTTGGGACGCAAAGAGATGGAGAGCCTGGAGAAAATGGCAGAGATTGCAAAGGAGGGCTATCGGCTGAAACAGCTACTCATACAGGAGGCCAAGAGGGGCCTAGAGGAGAAGAAGGTGTGAATGATAAGAAACTTTTGGAATATGATTGTATAATAATCAAGATtcagatctgttttttttttttttttttttttttttttttcccattcttCTTCATGGCTGAATCTTCTGTTGAGGACATCTTTCTGATTTGCTCTGGGCCTGGTTCTCATCTTGAAACTGGATACATTTGAattctcctgttttgttttgttttttttgtttttttttaaaaacagctaaACATCGAACCAATTTTTCAGTAAGAAAGGAAGGCAGGATTTCCAAGTTGACAGTCAGCGTATTAGCAacacactgtttttctttcccgTTGCCTTTGTCAAGTGtgttattttgcctttttgagTGAGCTGTGCTGTATTTGTGTctgacagttttctttttcttcaacagaTATTCAGGCATTGTTTCATAAATTGTGCAGATCTAATTTGatcaaatgtaatatttgattttgtcaaaacagaaaaaactgcaaGATATTCAGGTCACTAAGAAGGATCTGGAAGACAAGGTGGAGGCTCTGAGAACTGTAAAAGAGACTGCAGAGCAGCCAGAGAAAGAAGCTAAAGAGCGCCATCTTAAGGCCTGGGAAGGTAAATTCAGATTTAGAAGTATATTACCATCTACTGTTTGAACATCACATCACAGATGGCATTGTCTCTTTTTTATGGACCGAT is part of the Echeneis naucrates chromosome 8, fEcheNa1.1, whole genome shotgun sequence genome and harbors:
- the pde4a gene encoding cAMP-specific 3',5'-cyclic phosphodiesterase 4C isoform X1, with the translated sequence MMEPPQCSKKSLSLSLPVPREGQATLKPPQHLWRQPRTPIKIKHRGYSDTDRHHHRHMERSDAVDTSDRPGLKKSRMSWPSSFHGTTNTSIGNCVGNKRFDSENGPSPGRSPMDSQASPGLVLHPSFPQSQRRESFLYRSDSDYDTSPKTMSRNSSINSEGHAEDMIVTPFAQVLASLRTVRSNFTILANVTTPTNKRSPVTSQPTVPQATLSEETYQQMARETLEELDWCLDQLETIQTHRSVSEMASNKFKRMLNRELSHLSEMSRSGNQVSEYISTTFLDKQNEVEIPSPTLREREKPMCHISGVKKLTHSSSLSNSAMPRFGVKTEHEDALARELNDLNKWGLNIFRVAEFSNNRPLSCIMFAIFQERDLLKTFRIPVDTFVTYVMTLEDHYHANVAYHNSLHAADVTQSTHVLLSTPALDAVFTDLEILAALFAAAIHDVDHPGVSNQFLINTNSELALMYNDESVLENHHLAVGFKLLHEDNCDIFQNLSKRQRQSLRKLVIDMVLATDMSKHMSLLADLKTMVETKKVTSSGVLLLDHYTDRIQVLRNMVHCADLSNPTKPLAVYRQWTERIMEEFFRQGDKERERGMEISPMCDKHTASVEKSQVGFIDYIVHPLWETWGDLVHPDAQDILDTLEDNRDWYQSTIPQSPSPPPVGQDKDLSTCMDKFQFELTLEDSSKRDQGEEDDKPTPNHVAQDCSQGEEEDEEEGKKEEEEDTMAEEDNEDIIEEEDEVAMEEEQEEELKAHSDVRSEKERLSDTSPVEEEEDSSSQAEDT
- the pde4a gene encoding cAMP-specific 3',5'-cyclic phosphodiesterase 4C isoform X3, coding for MSQRKLTRQLRLWESPEGPPPAPSLTSPLSPVDQPRGHGGSALFRRMKLNRSIQELSRTGHSLCSFDSENGPSPGRSPMDSQASPGLVLHPSFPQSQRRESFLYRSDSDYDTSPKTMSRNSSINSEGHAEDMIVTPFAQVLASLRTVRSNFTILANVTTPTNKRSPVTSQPTVPQATLSEETYQQMARETLEELDWCLDQLETIQTHRSVSEMASNKFKRMLNRELSHLSEMSRSGNQVSEYISTTFLDKQNEVEIPSPTLREREKPMCHISGVKKLTHSSSLSNSAMPRFGVKTEHEDALARVNGWKSSLPDELNDLNKWGLNIFRVAEFSNNRPLSCIMFAIFQERDLLKTFRIPVDTFVTYVMTLEDHYHANVAYHNSLHAADVTQSTHVLLSTPALDAVFTDLEILAALFAAAIHDVDHPGVSNQFLINTNSELALMYNDESVLENHHLAVGFKLLHEDNCDIFQNLSKRQRQSLRKLVIDMVLATDMSKHMSLLADLKTMVETKKVTSSGVLLLDHYTDRIQVLRNMVHCADLSNPTKPLAVYRQWTERIMEEFFRQGDKERERGMEISPMCDKHTASVEKSQVGFIDYIVHPLWETWGDLVHPDAQDILDTLEDNRDWYQSTIPQSPSPPPVGQDKDLSTCMDKFQFELTLEDSSKRDQGEEDDKPTPNHVAQDCSQGEEEDEEEGKKEEEEDTMAEEDNEDIIEEEDEVAMEEEQEEELKAHSDVRSEKERLSDTSPVEEEEDSSSQAEDT
- the pde4a gene encoding cAMP-specific 3',5'-cyclic phosphodiesterase 4C isoform X2, encoding MMEPPQCSKKSLSLSLPVPREGQATLKPPQHLWRQPRTPIKIKHRGYSDTDRHHHRHMERSDAVDTSDRPGLKKSRMSWPSSFHGTTNTSIGNCVGNKRFDSENGPSPGRSPMDSQASPGLVLHPSFPQSQRRESFLYRSDSDYDTSPKTMSRNSSINSEGHAEDMIVTPFAQVLASLRTVRSNFTILANVTTPTNNMRSPVTSQPTVPQATLSEETYQQMARETLEELDWCLDQLETIQTHRSVSEMASNKFKRMLNRELSHLSEMSRSGNQVSEYISTTFLDKQNEVEIPSPTLREREKPMCHISGVKKLTHSSSLSNSAMPRFGVKTEHEDALARELNDLNKWGLNIFRVAEFSNNRPLSCIMFAIFQERDLLKTFRIPVDTFVTYVMTLEDHYHANVAYHNSLHAADVTQSTHVLLSTPALDAVFTDLEILAALFAAAIHDVDHPGVSNQFLINTNSELALMYNDESVLENHHLAVGFKLLHEDNCDIFQNLSKRQRQSLRKLVIDMVLATDMSKHMSLLADLKTMVETKKVTSSGVLLLDHYTDRIQVLRNMVHCADLSNPTKPLAVYRQWTERIMEEFFRQGDKERERGMEISPMCDKHTASVEKSQVGFIDYIVHPLWETWGDLVHPDAQDILDTLEDNRDWYQSTIPQSPSPPPVGQDKDLSTCMDKFQFELTLEDSSKRDQGEEDDKPTPNHVAQDCSQGEEEDEEEGKKEEEEDTMAEEDNEDIIEEEDEVAMEEEQEEELKAHSDVRSEKERLSDTSPVEEEEDSSSQAEDT
- the pde4a gene encoding cAMP-specific 3',5'-cyclic phosphodiesterase 4C isoform X4; the protein is MSQRKLTRQLRLWESPEGPPPAPSLTSPLSPVDQPRGHGGSALFRRMKLNRSIQELSRTGHSLCSFDSENGPSPGRSPMDSQASPGLVLHPSFPQSQRRESFLYRSDSDYDTSPKTMSRNSSINSEGHAEDMIVTPFAQVLASLRTVRSNFTILANVTTPTNKSPVTSQPTVPQATLSEETYQQMARETLEELDWCLDQLETIQTHRSVSEMASNKFKRMLNRELSHLSEMSRSGNQVSEYISTTFLDKQNEVEIPSPTLREREKPMCHISGVKKLTHSSSLSNSAMPRFGVKTEHEDALARELNDLNKWGLNIFRVAEFSNNRPLSCIMFAIFQERDLLKTFRIPVDTFVTYVMTLEDHYHANVAYHNSLHAADVTQSTHVLLSTPALDAVFTDLEILAALFAAAIHDVDHPGVSNQFLINTNSELALMYNDESVLENHHLAVGFKLLHEDNCDIFQNLSKRQRQSLRKLVIDMVLATDMSKHMSLLADLKTMVETKKVTSSGVLLLDHYTDRIQVLRNMVHCADLSNPTKPLAVYRQWTERIMEEFFRQGDKERERGMEISPMCDKHTASVEKSQVGFIDYIVHPLWETWGDLVHPDAQDILDTLEDNRDWYQSTIPQSPSPPPVGQDKDLSTCMDKFQFELTLEDSSKRDQGEEDDKPTPNHVAQDCSQGEEEDEEEGKKEEEEDTMAEEDNEDIIEEEDEVAMEEEQEEELKAHSDVRSEKERLSDTSPVEEEEDSSSQAEDT
- the pde4a gene encoding cAMP-specific 3',5'-cyclic phosphodiesterase 4D isoform X6, whose product is MARETLEELDWCLDQLETIQTHRSVSEMASNKFKRMLNRELSHLSEMSRSGNQVSEYISTTFLDKQNEVEIPSPTLREREKPMCHISGVKKLTHSSSLSNSAMPRFGVKTEHEDALARELNDLNKWGLNIFRVAEFSNNRPLSCIMFAIFQERDLLKTFRIPVDTFVTYVMTLEDHYHANVAYHNSLHAADVTQSTHVLLSTPALDAVFTDLEILAALFAAAIHDVDHPGVSNQFLINTNSELALMYNDESVLENHHLAVGFKLLHEDNCDIFQNLSKRQRQSLRKLVIDMVLATDMSKHMSLLADLKTMVETKKVTSSGVLLLDHYTDRIQVLRNMVHCADLSNPTKPLAVYRQWTERIMEEFFRQGDKERERGMEISPMCDKHTASVEKSQVGFIDYIVHPLWETWGDLVHPDAQDILDTLEDNRDWYQSTIPQSPSPPPVGQDKDLSTCMDKFQFELTLEDSSKRDQGEEDDKPTPNHVAQDCSQGEEEDEEEGKKEEEEDTMAEEDNEDIIEEEDEVAMEEEQEEELKAHSDVRSEKERLSDTSPVEEEEDSSSQAEDT